Proteins encoded by one window of Sulfurospirillum tamanense:
- the rimO gene encoding 30S ribosomal protein S12 methylthiotransferase RimO, which translates to MQKTLHLVSLGCNKNLVDSEIMLGKLKAYTLTNDPSTADVLIVNTCGFIGPAKEESLNTIFELHEARKEGSLLVVAGCLTQRYREDLMRELPEVDLFTGVGDYGSINEIIAKKESRFSPRVYLQDTYDRVITGSNAHAYIKLSEGCNQQCSFCAIPGFKGKLNSRSLEDIVAEVTHLVAQGFYDFSFLSQDSSSYLRDHDINDGLIGLIDAVEAIEGIKSARILYLYPSTTSDALIDRIGASALFHNYFDMPIQHISDPMLKRMRRGAGKARILEQLLAMRALPNSFVRTSIIAGHPGESEAEFEEVRLLLESFPFDRVTVFAYSDEEETLAYGMEEKIDTKTLNKRLKTLEKLVSKTVEACLEARIGTQTKVLIEGESSEHKLFMGARDLTWAPEIDGEVLINDSDIGALEVGKTYHATITQRAGDKLLATVTAPA; encoded by the coding sequence TCATGCTTGGCAAACTCAAAGCCTACACACTCACCAACGACCCAAGCACCGCTGATGTGCTCATCGTCAACACTTGCGGTTTCATCGGACCTGCTAAAGAAGAGAGCCTTAACACCATTTTTGAGCTTCACGAAGCGCGCAAAGAAGGCTCCTTGCTCGTTGTCGCAGGATGCTTAACCCAACGCTACAGGGAAGACCTCATGAGAGAACTTCCCGAAGTGGACCTTTTTACAGGCGTGGGGGATTATGGCAGCATTAATGAAATCATTGCCAAAAAAGAGAGCCGTTTTAGCCCACGCGTGTACCTCCAAGACACTTATGACCGCGTCATCACTGGCTCCAACGCCCACGCGTACATCAAACTTTCCGAAGGCTGTAACCAACAGTGCAGTTTTTGCGCGATTCCAGGCTTCAAAGGCAAGCTCAATTCCCGCTCCCTTGAAGACATCGTCGCCGAAGTAACCCACCTTGTCGCTCAAGGTTTTTACGACTTTAGCTTCCTCTCGCAAGACAGCAGTTCGTACTTGCGCGACCATGACATTAACGATGGGCTAATTGGTCTTATTGACGCAGTTGAGGCCATAGAAGGCATAAAAAGCGCGCGTATTCTTTACCTTTACCCCTCCACCACCTCTGATGCCCTAATTGACCGTATTGGCGCGTCGGCTTTGTTTCACAACTACTTTGACATGCCCATCCAACACATCAGCGACCCTATGCTCAAACGCATGCGCCGAGGGGCGGGAAAAGCGCGCATCCTAGAACAACTCCTTGCCATGCGCGCCCTGCCCAACTCCTTTGTGCGCACCAGCATCATCGCAGGACACCCAGGAGAGAGTGAGGCAGAATTTGAAGAAGTGCGGTTATTATTAGAGAGTTTCCCTTTTGACCGCGTCACGGTGTTTGCTTACTCAGACGAAGAAGAGACTCTTGCTTATGGCATGGAAGAAAAAATCGACACCAAAACCCTCAACAAACGCCTTAAAACCCTTGAAAAACTGGTAAGTAAAACGGTTGAAGCATGCTTGGAGGCTAGAATTGGCACCCAGACCAAGGTGCTCATCGAGGGCGAAAGTAGCGAACACAAACTCTTTATGGGAGCAAGAGATTTAACATGGGCTCCTGAAATCGACGGCGAAGTGCTTATTAATGATTCGGACATTGGGGCGTTAGAAGTGGGTAAAACCTACCACGCCACCATCACCCAACGCGCGGGAGACAAGCTGCTTGCAACCGTTACCGCACCTGCCTGA
- the tilS gene encoding tRNA lysidine(34) synthetase TilS, translating to MQPLPHLPESLLEGLRTSHNLLAFSGGVDSSALFFTLLHQGIAFSVAHVNYQTRPQSDTEEAHVAALCKKHNIQAHFLTCKLSPSNFEHRARKTRYDFFERLAASHGFDTLLTAHQLDDRLEWFLMQLCQGAGAVELLGFKAQESREGLRLVRPFLEHTKASLKGFLHAHNLPYCLDASNDDPAFLRNRFRARFARPLLEEYSGGILNTFRFLANDVALLEGTFTHHAEELFVAKNTPLALRLVDKAAKHLGIVMSQAQRNAIDQKDGVIGGRVAVGWTQKAVFVAPFVQTPMPKPFKEACRKAGIPPLIRPYMYTKNITPSALIQTL from the coding sequence TTGCAACCGTTACCGCACCTGCCTGAATCCCTCTTAGAGGGGCTGCGCACCTCCCATAACCTTTTGGCGTTCTCAGGCGGTGTGGACTCCTCGGCCCTCTTTTTTACGCTGTTGCATCAGGGCATTGCTTTTAGCGTTGCCCATGTTAATTATCAAACCAGACCCCAAAGCGACACCGAAGAGGCCCACGTGGCAGCGCTGTGCAAAAAACACAACATTCAGGCGCATTTCCTTACATGTAAGCTTTCCCCTAGCAATTTTGAACACCGCGCCAGAAAAACGCGCTACGACTTTTTCGAGCGCCTTGCCGCATCACACGGTTTTGACACCTTGCTAACCGCCCACCAATTAGATGACCGCCTTGAATGGTTTTTGATGCAGTTGTGCCAAGGAGCGGGAGCGGTAGAACTTTTAGGGTTTAAAGCGCAAGAGTCGCGGGAAGGCCTTCGCCTTGTGCGTCCTTTTTTAGAACACACTAAAGCCTCGCTCAAAGGGTTTTTACACGCCCACAACCTGCCCTATTGCCTTGATGCTTCTAACGACGACCCTGCTTTTTTGCGCAACCGCTTTCGCGCGCGCTTTGCAAGACCACTTTTAGAAGAATACAGCGGGGGGATTTTAAATACATTTCGTTTTTTAGCTAACGATGTGGCCCTCTTGGAGGGCACCTTCACCCATCACGCAGAAGAGCTCTTTGTCGCCAAAAACACGCCCTTGGCTTTGCGTCTTGTGGATAAAGCGGCGAAACATTTGGGTATCGTGATGAGCCAAGCCCAACGCAACGCAATCGACCAAAAAGATGGGGTCATCGGCGGGCGCGTGGCCGTGGGATGGACGCAAAAAGCGGTTTTTGTAGCGCCTTTTGTGCAAACGCCCATGCCAAAACCGTTTAAAGAAGCCTGCCGCAAAGCGGGGATTCCACCCCTCATTCGCCCTTACATGTACACCAAAAACATCACACCTAGCGCTTTAATTCAAACACTTTAA
- a CDS encoding lysophospholipid acyltransferase family protein — protein sequence MLRLITFTCKVKLKGEWRPLATPCVFALWHGELVMMPVFYQRFFPKNRSLAIIVSQHKDGEILAKIVSRLGIKTLRGSSSRGAVGVLKEAFRTMQQGSDVAVTPDGPRGPRHFVAEGVVALSSRNNAPIVTINCRASKVWQFKSWDKMFLPKPFSTIEFFIGEPFEVKGLSKDKAKAILRERLMRHAF from the coding sequence GTGTTGCGTCTAATCACCTTTACATGTAAAGTAAAGTTAAAGGGGGAGTGGAGGCCTTTGGCAACCCCTTGCGTGTTTGCTCTATGGCATGGAGAGTTGGTTATGATGCCTGTGTTTTATCAGCGGTTTTTTCCCAAAAACCGCTCATTGGCAATTATCGTTAGCCAACACAAGGATGGGGAAATATTAGCTAAGATTGTCTCAAGATTAGGCATTAAAACGCTACGAGGGAGCTCTAGTAGAGGAGCAGTTGGTGTTTTAAAGGAGGCATTTCGAACGATGCAACAAGGTAGTGATGTGGCGGTGACGCCCGATGGACCAAGAGGACCGCGCCATTTTGTTGCTGAAGGTGTGGTGGCTTTGTCTTCCCGAAACAATGCCCCTATTGTGACCATTAATTGCCGCGCTTCAAAAGTTTGGCAATTTAAAAGTTGGGATAAAATGTTTCTTCCCAAGCCCTTTTCAACAATAGAGTTTTTTATTGGAGAGCCTTTTGAGGTAAAAGGGCTTTCAAAAGACAAAGCCAAAGCAATACTTCGTGAAAGGTTGATGCGCCATGCTTTCTAG
- the miaB gene encoding tRNA (N6-isopentenyl adenosine(37)-C2)-methylthiotransferase MiaB, translating to MQETKKLFIETLGCAMNVRDSEHMIAELNKDEAYTLTTSAEEADVIVINTCSVREKPVHKLFSEIGAFAKHKKAGAKIGVCGCTASHLGAEIFRRAPAVDFVLGARNVSKITKAVRTSKFMDVDIDYDESTYAFSDFRHSTHKAYVNISIGCDKQCTYCIVPHTRGEEISIPTALIVAEVEKAAAKGAKEIFLLGQNVNNYGRRFSGNEPKINFSGLLTRVSEVVGVERIRFTSPHPLHMDDEFLEVFASNPKICKSMHMPLQSGSTHILNQMKRGYTKEWFLDRAMKLRQMVPDVAISTDVIVAFPGESEADFEETMDVLEKVRFEQMFSFKYSPRPLTKAATMEGAIASEVASARLARLQGRHEQILDEIAGAQLGKQMQVYWEEAREEGMLAGRSFSNFLVQAPGDASLLGVTSLVRITNPRRLVLYGEVVA from the coding sequence ATGCAAGAAACTAAAAAACTTTTTATCGAGACACTGGGCTGTGCCATGAATGTGCGTGATTCGGAGCACATGATTGCAGAGCTTAATAAGGACGAAGCTTATACATTGACTACCAGCGCAGAAGAAGCAGATGTTATTGTTATCAATACCTGCAGTGTGCGCGAAAAGCCCGTACACAAGCTTTTCTCTGAAATTGGCGCCTTTGCTAAGCATAAAAAAGCAGGTGCAAAAATTGGAGTATGCGGGTGTACTGCAAGTCACTTGGGCGCAGAGATTTTTCGTCGTGCGCCTGCAGTGGATTTTGTGTTGGGGGCGCGTAATGTCTCTAAAATCACCAAAGCAGTGCGCACGTCTAAATTTATGGATGTGGATATTGATTATGATGAAAGCACCTATGCTTTTAGTGATTTTCGTCACTCTACACACAAGGCGTATGTGAATATTTCTATCGGGTGCGATAAGCAATGTACGTATTGCATTGTTCCCCACACCCGCGGCGAAGAGATTTCTATTCCTACTGCGTTGATTGTGGCAGAAGTGGAAAAAGCTGCGGCAAAGGGAGCAAAGGAAATTTTTCTTTTAGGGCAAAATGTCAACAACTATGGTCGCCGTTTTAGTGGTAATGAGCCAAAAATAAACTTTTCAGGCTTATTGACACGCGTGAGCGAAGTGGTGGGAGTTGAGCGCATTCGCTTTACTTCGCCCCATCCGTTACATATGGATGATGAATTTTTGGAAGTGTTTGCTTCAAATCCGAAAATCTGTAAGTCCATGCACATGCCATTGCAAAGTGGCTCGACCCATATTTTAAACCAAATGAAGCGAGGATACACCAAGGAGTGGTTTTTGGACCGCGCCATGAAACTTCGCCAAATGGTCCCTGATGTTGCTATTAGTACCGATGTGATTGTGGCGTTTCCTGGGGAGAGTGAGGCTGATTTTGAAGAGACAATGGATGTGCTAGAAAAAGTACGTTTTGAGCAGATGTTCTCCTTTAAATATTCTCCGCGCCCACTTACCAAAGCTGCAACCATGGAAGGCGCTATTGCTTCAGAGGTTGCCTCAGCGCGTCTTGCGCGTTTGCAAGGACGACATGAGCAGATTTTGGATGAGATTGCTGGGGCGCAGCTTGGTAAGCAGATGCAAGTGTATTGGGAGGAAGCGCGTGAAGAGGGCATGCTAGCGGGTAGAAGCTTTAGTAATTTTTTAGTGCAAGCCCCAGGGGATGCTTCGCTTCTTGGGGTAACTTCATTGGTGCGCATTACCAATCCGAGACGCTTGGTCTTGTACGGGGAAGTGGTTGCGTAA
- a CDS encoding HP0268 family nuclease, translating into MELKLARNTINAKPRPIQLDKIEEILLKDGQKIFYFDKENTHKDLVALVEYFEAKDFSVYLREVKYGLDEGDYMYEVHIL; encoded by the coding sequence ATGGAATTAAAACTTGCACGCAACACTATCAATGCGAAACCGCGACCCATTCAACTCGACAAGATTGAAGAAATCCTCCTAAAAGACGGTCAAAAGATTTTTTATTTTGATAAGGAAAACACACACAAGGATCTTGTGGCATTAGTGGAGTACTTTGAGGCAAAAGACTTTAGTGTTTACTTGCGTGAGGTCAAGTATGGACTGGATGAGGGCGATTACATGTACGAGGTTCACATTCTCTAA
- the nusA gene encoding transcription termination factor NusA: MEKIVDIIESIANEKGLKIEEVKATVALAMAKTAKRVYGEEYEYDAIIDEKKKTLSLFQKVIVVSPEDERLETSKEKYIALAQAKEIDPDIEIGDELTYELPLDNLGRTAAATLQRELEFHIQRLLETKIFEKYQNMMGKSVFGSVVRIDNEENTYIEIDEVRAVLSRKNRIKGEKFKVGNVVKSVIKKVYVDKTHGIRVELSRTAPKFLESLLALEVPEIADELVIINKSARIPGERAKVALTSIHPNVDAVGATVGTKGVRINAVSKELHGENIDCIEYSSIPEIFIARALSPAIISSVKMEGDSKAIVTLQSDQKSKAIGKNGINIRLASMLCGIDIELNEIGGVRPDGEESKEPKEALKDLRALFGES, from the coding sequence GTGGAAAAAATCGTTGATATCATTGAGTCTATCGCCAATGAAAAAGGGTTAAAGATAGAAGAAGTGAAAGCGACTGTTGCGCTTGCTATGGCAAAAACTGCTAAGCGAGTTTATGGCGAAGAATACGAATATGATGCCATTATTGATGAAAAGAAAAAAACACTCTCCTTGTTTCAAAAAGTCATTGTTGTTTCCCCAGAAGACGAGCGCCTTGAAACATCAAAAGAAAAATACATCGCCTTAGCACAAGCCAAAGAAATTGACCCCGATATTGAAATTGGCGATGAACTTACTTATGAACTGCCGCTTGATAACCTCGGTAGAACTGCCGCAGCGACACTGCAACGAGAATTAGAATTCCATATTCAACGCTTATTGGAAACAAAAATTTTTGAAAAATACCAAAACATGATGGGGAAAAGTGTGTTTGGTTCTGTAGTGCGTATTGATAATGAAGAAAATACGTACATTGAAATTGATGAGGTCAGGGCAGTACTTTCTCGCAAAAACCGCATCAAGGGTGAAAAATTTAAAGTGGGAAATGTGGTCAAAAGCGTCATTAAGAAAGTCTATGTCGATAAAACCCATGGCATTCGCGTGGAACTTTCCCGCACCGCCCCCAAATTTCTTGAATCTTTACTCGCCCTTGAGGTTCCCGAAATCGCCGATGAACTAGTCATTATTAATAAGTCGGCCAGAATCCCAGGCGAGCGTGCCAAAGTGGCGCTCACCTCCATCCACCCTAATGTCGACGCCGTGGGCGCAACCGTAGGAACCAAAGGTGTACGTATTAATGCCGTAAGCAAAGAGCTTCATGGTGAAAATATTGACTGCATCGAGTACTCCTCTATTCCCGAGATTTTTATCGCAAGGGCCTTGTCCCCCGCTATTATCAGTAGCGTAAAAATGGAAGGAGATTCCAAAGCAATTGTAACCCTTCAAAGCGACCAAAAATCTAAAGCTATCGGAAAAAATGGTATTAATATTCGTCTTGCTTCTATGTTGTGCGGCATAGATATTGAATTGAATGAAATCGGCGGCGTTCGCCCTGATGGTGAAGAGAGTAAAGAACCAAAAGAAGCCCTTAAAGACTTGCGTGCCCTTTTTGGCGAAAGTTAA
- a CDS encoding ABC transporter permease, which yields MLPFLLRKGFYVAGMLVLIAIISFGAIHLAPNSFFASGDLNPNITPESLEQLKRVYGLDKPLWQQFFSWIVAVAQLDFGISFASGKTVKEEILQRLPITLTLNIISMVLVFMLSLFFGILAAMRQEKTADRTITQASLVSYAMPSFYLALLLVLVFSVKLGWFPIAGLHSVDAQEGVRYWLDFAWHLVLPIGVVVITGVGSLTLYVRSLSVEILKSDYIFFAKTRGIKGWRLLRFYLLPNLSPPVVTLLGLSLPGLIGGSVILESIFSINGMGLLFYQSALSRDYPVIMGILIIGALLTLFGNMIADIVLLKLNPHFKRARA from the coding sequence ATGTTACCTTTCTTGCTGCGCAAAGGATTTTATGTAGCAGGAATGTTGGTTTTAATCGCAATTATCTCCTTTGGGGCAATTCATTTAGCCCCAAACTCTTTTTTTGCTAGCGGGGATTTGAACCCCAATATTACCCCTGAATCTTTAGAGCAACTCAAGCGCGTGTATGGCTTAGATAAGCCCTTGTGGCAACAATTTTTTTCATGGATTGTGGCGGTGGCGCAATTGGATTTTGGTATCTCTTTTGCGAGTGGAAAAACGGTCAAAGAAGAGATTTTGCAACGGCTCCCTATTACATTAACACTAAATATCATCAGTATGGTGCTAGTGTTTATGCTTTCGCTTTTTTTTGGAATTTTGGCGGCAATGCGGCAGGAAAAAACAGCAGACCGCACTATTACGCAAGCCTCTTTGGTAAGCTATGCTATGCCCTCTTTTTATTTGGCACTTTTATTGGTGCTTGTTTTTAGTGTGAAATTGGGTTGGTTTCCTATCGCAGGACTTCATTCAGTAGATGCTCAAGAAGGGGTACGGTATTGGCTAGATTTTGCATGGCATTTGGTGTTGCCTATTGGTGTGGTTGTGATAACGGGCGTGGGAAGCTTAACGCTGTATGTGCGTAGCTTGAGTGTTGAAATTTTAAAAAGTGATTATATATTTTTTGCTAAAACACGAGGTATTAAGGGGTGGCGTTTGTTGCGCTTTTACCTTTTGCCTAATCTCTCGCCACCCGTGGTGACACTGCTTGGACTCTCTTTGCCTGGGCTTATCGGAGGCAGTGTTATTTTAGAATCAATTTTTTCTATAAATGGGATGGGACTCTTGTTTTACCAAAGCGCCCTGAGCCGTGATTATCCCGTAATCATGGGGATTCTCATTATCGGGGCGCTTTTGACACTGTTTGGAAATATGATAGCAGATATTGTTCTTTTAAAACTCAATCCACATTTTAAACGCGCACGGGCTTAA
- the fabI gene encoding enoyl-ACP reductase FabI, which produces MIMKGKKGLIVGVANNKSIAYGIAKACRDQGAELAFTYLNEALEKRVRPIAQELGSDVVYELDVNKPEHLEMLTASLEKDFGKIDFVVHSVAYAPREALEGTFLETTKEAFDVAMGTSVYSLVSLTRACMPVLNDGGSVLTLTYLGGPKYIPHYNVMGVAKAALESSVRYLAVDCGGRNIRVNAISAGPIKTLAASGIGDFRTILKWNEANAPLKKNVTIDEVGNSGMYLLSDLSSGVSGEVHYVDAGYNVMGMGAVTTDTEGKTVLAWDAQK; this is translated from the coding sequence ATGATTATGAAGGGGAAAAAAGGACTTATTGTTGGTGTTGCTAACAATAAATCTATTGCCTATGGCATTGCTAAAGCATGTCGTGACCAAGGGGCGGAACTTGCGTTTACCTACCTTAATGAAGCATTGGAAAAACGTGTGCGACCCATTGCTCAAGAGCTAGGAAGTGATGTGGTGTATGAACTGGATGTTAATAAGCCTGAACACCTTGAAATGTTAACAGCTTCTTTGGAAAAAGATTTCGGAAAGATTGACTTTGTGGTCCACTCTGTGGCTTACGCACCCCGTGAAGCACTGGAGGGAACTTTTTTAGAGACCACTAAAGAAGCCTTTGATGTTGCTATGGGTACATCGGTGTATTCACTTGTGAGTCTAACACGGGCATGTATGCCAGTCCTCAACGATGGAGGTTCGGTGTTGACTCTTACCTATCTTGGTGGACCAAAATACATTCCGCACTACAATGTAATGGGGGTTGCAAAAGCTGCCCTTGAGTCTAGTGTTCGCTATTTGGCAGTAGATTGTGGTGGGCGTAACATCCGTGTCAATGCCATTAGTGCTGGACCCATTAAAACTTTAGCTGCGAGTGGTATTGGTGACTTTAGAACCATTTTGAAATGGAACGAAGCTAATGCACCACTAAAGAAAAATGTCACCATTGATGAAGTAGGTAATAGTGGTATGTATCTGCTGAGTGATCTTAGTAGTGGCGTGAGTGGCGAAGTGCATTATGTTGATGCGGGTTATAATGTCATGGGTATGGGCGCGGTAACAACCGATACCGAAGGTAAAACCGTATTAGCTTGGGATGCCCAAAAGTAG
- a CDS encoding triose-phosphate isomerase codes for MIIASNFKTNHTRASARAFVEALGAPKCEVRVFMPFTALDNFETNCQIKMGAQNFYPVQSGSFTGEIGAEQLEEFGIQSVLIGHSERRHILQEPTTLIRQKFAFAVVKNWEIVYCIGEPKEVREEGFEAVKAYLETQLEGIDMAYERLIVAYEPVWAIGTGLSASVEQIQETHQYIKTRLSAPLLYGGSVNANNVASIVGLKECDGALIGSASWKKEAFLEILNHTTQGEIR; via the coding sequence ATGATTATTGCAAGTAATTTTAAAACCAATCACACGCGAGCTTCTGCTAGGGCCTTTGTGGAGGCCCTAGGGGCCCCTAAGTGTGAAGTGCGGGTGTTTATGCCTTTTACAGCACTGGATAATTTTGAAACAAACTGCCAAATTAAGATGGGCGCTCAAAATTTCTATCCCGTCCAAAGTGGTTCTTTTACTGGGGAGATTGGGGCCGAGCAATTGGAAGAATTTGGTATACAAAGTGTTCTCATTGGCCACAGCGAGCGGCGTCATATTTTGCAAGAACCTACTACATTGATACGCCAAAAATTTGCTTTTGCAGTAGTAAAAAACTGGGAGATTGTGTATTGTATCGGTGAGCCCAAAGAGGTACGCGAAGAAGGATTTGAGGCGGTTAAGGCATACCTAGAGACACAGCTAGAGGGCATTGATATGGCCTATGAACGCTTAATTGTGGCGTATGAGCCCGTGTGGGCGATTGGGACAGGATTAAGCGCCTCGGTAGAGCAAATCCAAGAAACCCATCAATACATCAAAACACGTTTGAGTGCTCCTTTGTTGTATGGCGGGAGCGTAAATGCAAACAATGTCGCTTCGATTGTAGGATTAAAGGAGTGCGATGGCGCGCTTATTGGTTCGGCGAGTTGGAAAAAAGAAGCTTTTTTAGAAATTTTAAATCATACAACACAAGGAGAGATTAGATGA
- a CDS encoding phosphoglycerate kinase, whose translation MSGIRSIKDIDIAGKKVFIRCDFNVPLDGFMNITDDRRVSSAIPTIRYCLDQGCSLVLASHLGRPKEGRDEKHSLLPVAKRLRRLLGRDDIVFANDVIGADAQAKVAALAPGGIVLLENLRFEKGETKNDIALAKALAAFGEVYINDAFGVCHRAHTSVEAITTFFEEDKKAAGFLLQKEIQFSQNLLKRPTRPFVAVVGGSKVSGKLQALHNLIHRVDKIIVGGGMAFTFLKAQGIDVGNSLVEDELIEEAKKIMEEAKRLGVKFYLPVDVVAAQTCTKDATMKFVTTQEIPHGWMGLDIGPASMRLFREALSDAQTILWNGPMGVFEIEKFSKGSIKMSHAIAEAHATTVVGGGDTADVVARAGDADEMTFISTGGGASLELIEGKELPGVRPLRLKKPE comes from the coding sequence ATGTCGGGCATTCGTTCTATTAAAGACATTGATATTGCAGGAAAAAAGGTGTTTATTCGGTGCGATTTCAACGTACCTTTGGACGGGTTTATGAACATTACTGATGACCGCCGTGTGAGTTCTGCTATTCCTACGATTCGGTATTGTTTGGATCAAGGGTGTTCTTTGGTATTGGCAAGCCACTTGGGGCGCCCCAAAGAAGGCCGTGATGAAAAACACTCTCTTTTGCCTGTAGCAAAACGCTTGCGTCGATTGCTGGGTAGAGATGATATTGTGTTTGCTAACGATGTGATTGGTGCGGACGCGCAAGCTAAAGTCGCCGCACTTGCGCCTGGTGGTATTGTACTTTTGGAAAACCTACGTTTTGAAAAAGGGGAAACTAAAAATGACATAGCGCTTGCCAAAGCACTTGCGGCATTTGGTGAAGTTTATATCAACGACGCTTTTGGAGTCTGCCACCGCGCGCACACTTCAGTGGAGGCAATTACTACCTTTTTTGAAGAAGATAAAAAAGCAGCAGGCTTTTTGCTCCAAAAAGAGATTCAATTCTCCCAAAATCTCCTCAAGCGTCCCACGCGTCCTTTTGTTGCTGTTGTGGGTGGCAGCAAGGTGAGTGGCAAGCTTCAGGCTTTGCATAATCTCATACACCGTGTTGACAAAATCATCGTGGGTGGGGGTATGGCATTTACCTTTTTGAAAGCGCAAGGCATTGATGTGGGCAATTCTCTTGTGGAAGATGAGTTGATTGAAGAGGCCAAAAAAATCATGGAAGAAGCTAAGCGCCTCGGGGTAAAATTTTACCTTCCCGTGGACGTGGTTGCGGCCCAAACGTGTACCAAAGATGCGACAATGAAGTTTGTCACCACTCAAGAGATTCCCCATGGATGGATGGGGCTTGACATTGGGCCTGCTTCCATGCGACTGTTCCGCGAAGCCCTAAGTGACGCCCAAACAATTCTTTGGAATGGCCCCATGGGTGTTTTTGAGATTGAAAAATTTTCCAAAGGAAGCATCAAAATGTCCCATGCTATCGCTGAAGCACACGCTACAACCGTAGTGGGTGGAGGCGATACGGCAGACGTGGTGGCGCGCGCAGGGGACGCAGATGAGATGACCTTTATCTCAACAGGAGGTGGTGCAAGTTTGGAACTGATTGAGGGCAAAGAACTTCCCGGGGTGAGACCTTTGCGCCTAAAGAAGCCTGAATGA
- the gap gene encoding type I glyceraldehyde-3-phosphate dehydrogenase — protein MALKVAINGFGRIGRCVARIIAGRDDVELVAVNDTADRAMTKQLLKYDSVHGTFEGEVALLENDRLQLGGTVVQMFSTRDPKELPFAALGVDVVLECTGAFLTQEKAQVFIDSGVKRVVMSAPAKDDTPTFVLGVNAHEYQGQAIVSNASCTTNCLGPIAKVLDDAFGIKKGLMTTIHAYTNDQNILDVKHAKDLRRARAAAINMIPTTTGAAKAIGLVLPQLKGKMHGQSVRVPTPNVSMVDLNVLVGKTTTKEEINALLKVKAQNELAGILLVDEEYRVSQDFQTSPFSSVVAADLTQVIDGDMVKIMAWYDNEWGYSVRLVEMALHVSK, from the coding sequence ATGGCTTTAAAAGTAGCAATCAACGGATTTGGACGCATCGGGCGATGTGTGGCACGCATTATTGCAGGGCGAGACGATGTGGAGCTGGTAGCAGTTAACGACACAGCAGATCGTGCCATGACCAAGCAACTTCTAAAATACGACAGCGTACACGGTACGTTTGAGGGTGAAGTGGCACTGCTGGAAAATGACCGTTTGCAACTAGGTGGCACCGTGGTGCAAATGTTTTCTACCCGCGATCCTAAAGAGCTTCCTTTTGCCGCTCTTGGTGTGGATGTGGTGCTTGAGTGCACAGGTGCATTTTTGACCCAAGAAAAGGCGCAAGTGTTTATTGATAGTGGCGTCAAGCGCGTGGTTATGTCAGCACCAGCAAAAGACGACACTCCGACCTTTGTGCTTGGAGTTAATGCCCACGAATACCAAGGTCAAGCCATTGTTTCTAATGCTAGCTGTACGACCAACTGCTTGGGCCCCATTGCCAAGGTGCTAGATGATGCATTTGGGATTAAAAAAGGTCTTATGACCACTATCCATGCGTACACTAACGATCAAAATATTTTGGATGTTAAACACGCTAAAGACCTTCGCCGCGCGCGCGCAGCAGCGATTAACATGATTCCTACCACAACCGGTGCGGCCAAAGCCATTGGCCTTGTGCTGCCACAGCTCAAAGGTAAAATGCATGGCCAAAGCGTGCGCGTCCCAACCCCTAATGTTTCCATGGTGGACTTAAACGTGCTTGTGGGTAAAACGACCACCAAGGAAGAGATTAACGCTTTACTTAAAGTAAAAGCACAAAATGAATTGGCGGGCATTTTGCTGGTAGATGAAGAGTACCGCGTGAGCCAAGATTTTCAAACCTCACCTTTTAGCTCTGTCGTAGCAGCAGATTTGACGCAGGTGATTGATGGGGATATGGTAAAAATTATGGCGTGGTATGACAATGAGTGGGGTTATTCGGTGAGGCTGGTTGAGATGGCTTTACATGTAAGCAAATAA